Proteins encoded within one genomic window of Sphaerotilus montanus:
- a CDS encoding cytochrome-c peroxidase produces the protein MRDHPTRSTWRFAALPALLTALGLSACGGGDTDVAVTAPDATPVAVTAVTRLSVGEAMFNDKSLSASGQQACASCHATPAAHADPAGTLLPLGGAAMDRQGTRSSPSLLYLAANAAFRFTADGTPRGGFTWDGRADTRQHQASGPLLDASEMANASTAAVAAKVRSTALYTDFARLYGLPAAATDQQVFDALTLALATYQAEDPDYLLFNSKFDQVLDGKATLSAQEARGLQLFNAPERGNCASCHTSQVGADGSRPLFTDFRYAALGVPRNTAITANADAAFFDMGLCGPKRTDLASRLDLCGQFKVPTLRNVAVTAPYFHNAKVATLDEAVRFYATRDIDPGRWYPVVDGRPDLFDDLPVALRGNVVQTAPFGLAPGAAPRLSAQDVADLSAFLRTLTDDFTAPAGSATVAR, from the coding sequence ATGCGAGACCACCCCACCCGATCCACCTGGCGGTTTGCCGCCCTGCCGGCCCTCCTGACCGCGCTCGGCCTGAGTGCTTGCGGCGGCGGGGACACCGACGTAGCAGTCACTGCCCCGGACGCCACACCGGTTGCGGTGACGGCCGTCACGCGGCTGTCGGTGGGCGAGGCGATGTTCAACGACAAGTCCTTGTCCGCCAGCGGCCAGCAGGCCTGCGCGAGCTGCCACGCCACGCCCGCCGCCCACGCCGACCCTGCGGGCACGCTGCTGCCGCTGGGTGGCGCCGCGATGGACCGCCAGGGCACCCGCAGCAGCCCGAGCCTGCTCTACCTGGCCGCCAATGCCGCGTTCCGCTTTACTGCAGACGGCACACCCCGTGGCGGCTTCACCTGGGACGGTCGCGCCGACACCCGCCAGCACCAGGCGTCCGGGCCGCTGCTGGACGCCAGCGAGATGGCCAACGCCAGCACGGCGGCGGTGGCTGCCAAGGTGCGCAGCACGGCGCTTTACACCGACTTCGCGCGCCTGTACGGGCTGCCGGCCGCGGCGACCGACCAGCAGGTCTTCGACGCCCTCACGCTGGCGCTGGCGACCTACCAGGCCGAGGATCCGGACTACCTGCTGTTCAACAGCAAGTTCGACCAGGTGCTCGACGGCAAGGCCACGCTGAGCGCGCAGGAGGCGCGCGGCCTGCAGCTCTTCAATGCGCCCGAGCGCGGCAACTGCGCGAGCTGCCACACCAGCCAGGTCGGCGCCGATGGCAGCCGTCCGCTGTTCACCGACTTCCGCTATGCCGCGCTCGGTGTGCCACGCAACACGGCGATCACGGCCAATGCCGACGCGGCCTTTTTCGACATGGGCCTGTGCGGCCCGAAGCGCACCGACCTGGCCAGCCGACTCGACCTGTGCGGGCAGTTCAAGGTGCCGACGCTGCGCAATGTCGCGGTCACCGCACCGTATTTCCACAACGCGAAGGTCGCCACACTCGACGAGGCGGTGCGCTTCTACGCGACCCGCGACATCGACCCGGGCCGCTGGTACCCGGTCGTGGACGGGCGACCGGACCTGTTCGACGACCTGCCGGTCGCCTTGCGCGGCAATGTGGTCCAGACCGCACCGTTCGGCCTGGCCCCGGGCGCTGCGCCGCGGCTGTCGGCGCAGGATGTGGCCGATCTCTCGGCCTTCCTGCGCACGCTCACCGACGATTTCACCGCCCCGGCCGGCAGCGCGACCGTGGCCCGCTAG
- a CDS encoding response regulator, which produces MTPDAPADVRPPGHILVVDDDPALRALLSEYLGENELRVTAVASGREMNAVFDQEAIDLVVLDLRLPGEDGLQLARALRERATVPIVLLTGKAEEADRVMGLELGADDYVTKPFSPRELLARIRAVLRRYQVQTDLPARDDKRRAYRFASWELNLRTRKLVDPAGEKHDLSNGEFSMLAAFCGAPQRVLSRDQLLGLSRLHNAEVYDRTIDVQILRLRRKIEADPSRPQLIVTERGAGYCFSVPVETLY; this is translated from the coding sequence GTGACACCCGACGCGCCCGCTGACGTTCGCCCCCCCGGCCACATCCTCGTCGTGGACGACGATCCCGCGCTGCGCGCCCTGCTGAGCGAATACCTCGGCGAGAACGAGCTGCGCGTCACCGCCGTGGCCAGCGGCCGCGAGATGAACGCGGTGTTCGACCAGGAGGCGATCGACCTCGTCGTGCTGGACCTGCGCCTGCCGGGCGAGGACGGCCTGCAGCTCGCCCGCGCGCTGCGCGAACGTGCCACGGTGCCGATCGTGCTGCTCACCGGCAAGGCCGAGGAAGCCGACCGGGTGATGGGCCTCGAACTCGGCGCCGACGACTACGTCACCAAGCCCTTCAGCCCGCGCGAACTGCTGGCGCGGATCCGGGCGGTGCTGCGGCGCTACCAGGTGCAGACCGACCTGCCCGCGCGCGACGACAAGCGGCGCGCCTACCGCTTCGCGTCCTGGGAGCTGAACTTGCGCACGCGCAAGCTGGTCGACCCGGCGGGCGAGAAACACGACCTGAGCAACGGCGAGTTCAGCATGCTGGCCGCCTTCTGCGGCGCGCCGCAGCGCGTGCTCAGCCGCGACCAGCTGCTCGGCCTGTCCCGGCTGCACAACGCGGAGGTCTACGACCGGACCATCGACGTGCAGATCCTGCGCCTGCGCCGCAAGATCGAGGCCGATCCGTCCCGGCCGCAGCTGATCGTGACCGAGCGCGGGGCGGGGTACTGCTTCAGCGTGCCGGTCGAGACGCTTTACTGA
- a CDS encoding BON domain-containing protein, with product MTPRFPRLLLAAALLTGFAAAHAGTATGATPADVALATRVQTALQQARPFQTQATDVTVAAANGQVQLSGFVGYTSDELPARTIAAAVPGVQSVTSTLRAWSTATDPSLGLPARSTGTGLSSTVNASDAALAAQVKTALQDRGADVDVTAANGQVQLSGFVGYSTDEAPALAAAAAVPGVRAVTSNLHAWSTASDPRFGLPPVVATRTVAAAPAMSPSDAALAAQVKAALLQAAPFQDQDVELVVTARDGQVNLSGWINLDTDELSARTIATRVAGVKSVTSQLHAWAT from the coding sequence ATGACACCGCGCTTCCCCCGACTCCTCCTCGCCGCCGCCCTGCTGACCGGCTTCGCTGCCGCCCACGCCGGCACCGCCACCGGCGCCACCCCGGCCGACGTCGCCCTGGCGACCCGCGTGCAGACGGCACTGCAGCAGGCCCGCCCCTTCCAGACCCAGGCCACCGACGTGACCGTGGCGGCCGCCAACGGCCAGGTCCAGCTCTCCGGTTTCGTGGGTTACACCAGCGACGAACTGCCGGCCCGCACCATCGCCGCCGCCGTGCCGGGCGTGCAGTCGGTGACCTCGACCCTGCGCGCCTGGTCCACCGCCACGGACCCCAGCCTCGGGCTGCCGGCCCGCTCCACGGGCACGGGACTCTCCTCCACGGTGAACGCGAGCGACGCCGCGCTGGCCGCCCAGGTCAAGACCGCACTGCAGGACCGCGGCGCCGACGTCGATGTGACGGCCGCCAACGGCCAGGTCCAGCTCTCCGGCTTCGTGGGCTACTCGACGGACGAGGCCCCGGCGCTGGCCGCTGCCGCCGCCGTGCCGGGCGTGCGCGCCGTGACCTCGAACCTGCACGCCTGGTCGACCGCGTCGGACCCGCGCTTCGGTCTGCCGCCGGTGGTCGCCACCCGCACCGTGGCCGCAGCACCCGCGATGAGCCCGAGCGACGCCGCCCTGGCCGCACAGGTCAAGGCCGCGCTGCTGCAGGCCGCCCCCTTCCAGGACCAGGACGTCGAACTCGTCGTCACCGCCCGCGATGGCCAGGTCAACCTGTCCGGCTGGATCAACCTGGACACCGACGAACTGTCGGCGCGCACCATCGCGACCCGGGTCGCTGGCGTCAAGTCGGTCACGTCCCAGCTCCACGCCTGGGCGACCTGA
- a CDS encoding ATP-binding protein, producing MDSDRVSLRTGGVLLVVLVELVVAATVGWGLWTLRRETLAGELQALASLSAAMAVQADSTLGVADAILGATRAELGDGLLDPTSAGAHDFLRARADALPMFRSMLIVDAEGRRLTSSREEIRNGPSVAHLDFFITAREGRGPSLHVGTPFVGHLDGRASIGVSMDWRDRQGQFQGVVVLVADAGFLDGHFEQIAPQPDVAMALYRNSDRALVSDGPGDGAARLLPAQVLGPLWADATPETPRLVTLPDGRQRLVALHRLQRFPLTVVVSRDAEVALADWTEQAWLVGSFALSALAMTLFLSLRNAREQALRRQAQAALATEQACAVRAFQAAQEGHWEWDAHTQENHLSPRMKELLGMAPDEILHGPDGLLHLARLHPDDVEPVRAVLQAHQQGQGSEVFDFTFRIRQDDGQWRHVRSRGHAWRDPDGAARFFSGTGTDITAEIAVQQQNLQLEAQLQRARKMEALGTLAGGVAHDFNNILAAVIGYGELARSAAPDDSSQARHLDHVLQAGQRGKALVERILSFSRGAPRARTLLRLEPVVDEVLQLLAASLPASVRLAQRLNAPEAIISGDVTMVYEAAMNLCTNALQAMPQGGALQVALDEIRLEVPRQLFDRSLPAGRYARLSVTDSGAGIAPDVMARLFEPFFTTRGPHVGTGLGLAVVHGVMVDLGGAIDVHSTPGQGACFELYFPCVDGVPDEARPVDDTAPPGCGQTVLLVDDEPGLVELAEELLAGLGYEPVGFASSVQALAEFQRDPDRFDLVLTDEVMPEMTGTALAQAVHAVRPDLPVVLASGYGGPQLAARAAGAGVTVLLRKPLVRAELARAMAQALGACALRLQPPGR from the coding sequence ATGGACAGTGACCGTGTCTCGCTGCGCACCGGTGGGGTGCTGCTGGTGGTGCTGGTCGAGCTGGTGGTGGCGGCCACCGTGGGCTGGGGGCTGTGGACGCTGCGGCGCGAGACGCTGGCGGGCGAGCTGCAGGCCCTGGCGTCGCTGTCGGCGGCGATGGCCGTGCAGGCAGACAGCACGCTGGGCGTGGCCGACGCCATCCTGGGGGCGACACGGGCCGAGCTGGGCGATGGCCTGCTCGATCCGACCAGTGCCGGTGCGCACGACTTCCTGCGCGCCCGCGCCGATGCGCTGCCGATGTTCCGCTCCATGCTGATCGTCGATGCCGAGGGTCGGCGCCTGACCAGTTCTCGCGAGGAGATCCGGAACGGCCCCTCGGTGGCGCATCTGGACTTCTTCATCACGGCCCGCGAGGGCCGCGGGCCGTCGCTCCACGTGGGCACGCCCTTCGTCGGGCACCTGGACGGACGCGCATCCATCGGGGTCTCGATGGACTGGCGTGACCGGCAGGGGCAGTTCCAGGGCGTGGTGGTGCTGGTGGCCGATGCCGGTTTCCTGGACGGCCACTTCGAGCAGATCGCACCCCAGCCGGATGTCGCGATGGCGCTGTACCGCAACAGCGACCGGGCCCTGGTGTCCGACGGCCCCGGCGACGGCGCCGCCCGGCTGCTGCCTGCGCAGGTGCTGGGCCCGCTGTGGGCCGATGCCACGCCCGAGACGCCGCGCCTGGTCACCTTGCCGGACGGCCGCCAGCGGCTGGTGGCCCTGCACCGGCTGCAGCGGTTTCCGCTGACGGTGGTCGTCTCGCGCGACGCCGAGGTGGCGCTGGCGGACTGGACCGAGCAGGCCTGGCTGGTCGGCTCCTTTGCCCTGTCGGCGCTGGCGATGACGCTGTTCCTGTCGCTGCGCAATGCCCGCGAGCAGGCCCTGCGGCGCCAGGCGCAGGCGGCACTCGCCACCGAGCAGGCCTGCGCGGTGCGGGCTTTCCAGGCGGCCCAGGAAGGCCACTGGGAATGGGATGCGCACACGCAGGAAAACCACCTCTCGCCGCGCATGAAGGAGCTGCTGGGCATGGCGCCGGACGAGATCCTGCATGGTCCGGACGGGCTGTTGCACCTGGCTCGGCTGCACCCGGACGATGTGGAGCCGGTGCGCGCCGTGCTGCAGGCCCACCAGCAGGGGCAGGGCAGCGAGGTCTTCGATTTCACGTTCCGCATCCGGCAGGACGACGGCCAGTGGCGCCACGTCCGCTCGCGCGGCCATGCCTGGCGGGATCCCGATGGAGCCGCCCGCTTCTTCAGCGGCACCGGCACCGACATCACGGCCGAGATCGCCGTGCAGCAGCAGAACCTGCAACTCGAAGCGCAGCTCCAGCGCGCCCGCAAGATGGAGGCCCTCGGCACGCTGGCCGGCGGTGTGGCGCACGATTTCAACAACATCCTGGCCGCTGTCATCGGCTATGGCGAGCTGGCCCGCAGCGCGGCACCGGACGACTCCAGCCAGGCGCGCCACCTGGACCACGTGCTGCAGGCCGGACAGCGCGGCAAGGCGCTGGTCGAGCGCATCCTGTCGTTCAGCCGCGGAGCGCCCCGGGCGCGCACCCTGCTGCGGCTGGAGCCGGTGGTCGACGAGGTGCTGCAACTGCTGGCGGCCTCGCTGCCCGCTTCCGTGCGGCTGGCGCAGCGGCTGAACGCGCCCGAGGCGATCATCTCCGGCGACGTGACCATGGTCTACGAAGCCGCGATGAACCTGTGCACGAACGCCCTGCAGGCCATGCCGCAGGGGGGGGCGCTGCAGGTGGCGCTGGACGAGATCCGCCTGGAGGTGCCGCGCCAGCTCTTCGACCGCAGCCTGCCGGCCGGGCGCTATGCCCGCCTGTCGGTGACGGACAGCGGGGCCGGCATCGCGCCCGACGTGATGGCGCGCCTGTTCGAACCCTTCTTCACCACCCGCGGCCCGCACGTGGGCACCGGTCTGGGGCTGGCCGTGGTGCATGGCGTGATGGTGGATCTGGGCGGAGCGATCGATGTGCACAGCACGCCGGGGCAGGGCGCCTGTTTCGAACTCTATTTCCCCTGCGTGGACGGCGTGCCCGACGAGGCCCGCCCGGTCGACGACACCGCGCCACCGGGCTGCGGACAGACGGTGCTGCTGGTCGATGACGAGCCCGGGCTGGTCGAGCTGGCGGAGGAGCTGCTGGCGGGGCTGGGCTACGAGCCGGTCGGCTTTGCGTCGAGCGTGCAGGCGCTGGCCGAGTTCCAGCGCGATCCGGACCGCTTCGATCTGGTGCTGACCGACGAGGTGATGCCCGAGATGACCGGCACGGCGCTGGCCCAGGCCGTGCACGCCGTGCGGCCGGATCTGCCGGTCGTGCTGGCCAGTGGCTATGGCGGGCCGCAGCTGGCGGCCCGTGCGGCGGGGGCTGGCGTCACCGTGCTGCTGCGCAAGCCGCTGGTGCGGGCTGAACTGGCACGTGCCATGGCGCAGGCGCTGGGGGCGTGCGCGCTGCGGCTGCAACCGCCCGGCCGGTGA
- a CDS encoding alkene reductase yields MLFDSVQVRALTLRNRTVMAPMTRSRAVEANTPNALMAEYYAQRASAGLIITEGTSPSANGLGYARIPGLFNAAQVAGWKLVTDAVHAQGGKIVIQFMHTGRVTHVANLPAGAEVVGPVDGACPGEMYVDALGMQPHTPARAMTEADIAHAVAEYAEAARLAIEAGFDGVELHAANGYLIEQFLNANVNTRTDGYGGSTAGRNRFALEVARATVAAIGAERVGIRLSPYGVFNGTGAFADVDAQYLALVQELSTLGLMYLHVLDHSAMGAPAVPAALKAALRAAFDGPFILAGGFDAASAEQALVDGQADLIAFGRPFISNPDLVERMRQGAPLNPPDMATFYTPGPVGYTDYA; encoded by the coding sequence ATGCTGTTCGACTCCGTCCAGGTCCGCGCGCTGACCCTGCGCAACCGCACCGTCATGGCGCCCATGACCCGCAGCCGCGCTGTCGAGGCCAACACCCCGAACGCGCTGATGGCTGAGTACTACGCCCAGCGCGCCAGCGCCGGTCTCATCATCACCGAGGGCACGTCCCCGTCTGCGAACGGCCTTGGCTACGCCCGCATCCCCGGGTTGTTCAACGCCGCGCAGGTCGCTGGCTGGAAGCTGGTCACCGACGCGGTCCACGCCCAGGGCGGCAAGATCGTCATCCAGTTCATGCACACCGGCCGCGTCACCCACGTCGCCAACCTGCCGGCCGGCGCCGAAGTGGTCGGCCCGGTCGACGGGGCCTGCCCTGGCGAGATGTACGTGGACGCGCTCGGCATGCAGCCGCACACCCCGGCCCGCGCCATGACCGAGGCCGACATCGCCCATGCGGTCGCCGAATACGCCGAGGCGGCGCGGCTGGCGATCGAGGCCGGCTTCGACGGCGTCGAGCTGCACGCGGCCAACGGCTACCTGATCGAGCAGTTCCTCAACGCCAACGTCAACACCCGCACCGACGGCTACGGCGGCAGCACCGCGGGCCGCAACCGCTTCGCCCTCGAAGTCGCCCGCGCCACGGTGGCCGCGATCGGCGCCGAGCGGGTCGGCATCCGGCTGTCGCCGTACGGCGTGTTCAACGGCACCGGCGCTTTCGCGGACGTGGACGCCCAATACCTCGCGCTGGTGCAGGAACTCTCCACGCTCGGGCTGATGTACCTGCACGTGCTGGACCACTCGGCGATGGGCGCGCCCGCCGTGCCGGCCGCGCTGAAGGCGGCGCTGCGGGCGGCGTTCGATGGCCCCTTCATCCTGGCCGGCGGGTTCGACGCCGCCAGCGCCGAACAGGCGCTCGTGGACGGGCAGGCCGACCTCATCGCCTTCGGCCGGCCGTTCATCTCGAACCCGGACCTCGTCGAGCGCATGCGCCAGGGCGCGCCGCTGAACCCGCCCGACATGGCGACGTTCTATACCCCCGGCCCGGTCGGCTACACCGACTACGCCTGA
- a CDS encoding 6-carboxytetrahydropterin synthase: MPPRQLHSASAGFEAALHVDLLPAGHRSRRLHGHSFFATVRAELPAGWAPFPGSEVAELQRRMEACVAPLDYARLNDLDGLAQPTDENIARWIRTRLETAFDVPGIVQIGVQSTAHTGVDLDRAGHAHLWRRYRFQAAHRLPNVPLGHKCGRMHGHGFEVILHADQDIGSSDLGIDYDRIDAVWAPFHTLLNYHCLNEIAGLENPTSEVLSAWLWQRLKPLLPELSWVTVYETGSCGANFDGTHYRIWKELTLDSAIRLKHAPAGSPLGALHGHTYTLRLHLSAELDTVQGWTVDFGDVKTQFDPIFKAIDHRPLYEIADLPDGDALSLARWVLDKGRAALPELDRVDLYETRGCGAIVIAATATQELVPV, encoded by the coding sequence ATGCCCCCACGCCAGCTCCACTCCGCCTCTGCCGGCTTCGAAGCCGCCCTGCACGTCGACCTCCTGCCCGCCGGCCACCGCTCGCGCCGGCTGCACGGCCACAGCTTCTTCGCCACCGTGCGCGCCGAGCTGCCGGCGGGCTGGGCGCCGTTTCCGGGCAGCGAGGTGGCCGAGCTGCAGCGCCGCATGGAGGCCTGCGTCGCGCCGCTCGACTACGCCCGGCTCAACGACCTCGACGGCCTCGCCCAGCCGACCGACGAGAACATCGCCCGCTGGATTCGCACCCGGCTGGAGACGGCGTTCGACGTGCCCGGCATCGTGCAGATCGGCGTGCAGAGCACGGCGCACACCGGCGTCGACCTCGACCGCGCCGGCCACGCCCACCTCTGGCGCCGCTACCGCTTCCAGGCCGCGCACCGCCTGCCCAACGTGCCGCTCGGCCACAAGTGCGGGCGCATGCACGGCCACGGCTTCGAGGTCATCCTGCACGCCGACCAGGACATCGGCAGCAGCGACCTCGGCATCGACTACGACCGCATCGATGCGGTCTGGGCGCCGTTCCACACCCTGCTGAACTACCACTGCCTCAACGAGATCGCCGGGCTGGAGAACCCCACCAGCGAGGTCCTCTCCGCCTGGCTGTGGCAGCGCCTGAAGCCGCTGCTGCCCGAGCTGTCCTGGGTGACGGTGTACGAGACCGGCTCCTGCGGCGCCAACTTCGACGGCACGCACTACCGCATCTGGAAGGAGCTGACGCTCGACAGCGCGATCCGGCTGAAGCACGCGCCGGCCGGCAGCCCGCTCGGCGCCCTCCACGGCCACACCTACACGCTGCGCCTGCACCTCAGCGCCGAACTCGACACCGTGCAGGGCTGGACGGTCGATTTCGGCGACGTGAAGACGCAGTTCGATCCGATCTTCAAGGCCATCGACCACCGCCCGCTGTACGAGATCGCCGACCTGCCGGACGGGGATGCGCTGTCGCTGGCGCGCTGGGTGCTGGACAAGGGCCGCGCGGCGCTGCCGGAACTCGACCGCGTCGATCTGTATGAAACGCGGGGCTGTGGCGCGATCGTGATCGCCGCGACCGCCACGCAGGAGCTGGTGCCGGTATGA
- the queE gene encoding 7-carboxy-7-deazaguanine synthase, translating to MTYSVKELFYTLQGEGAQAGRAAVFCRFAGCNLWTGREEDRAAAVCTFCDTDFVGTDGQGGGKFATPEALADAVAAQWPAGAGGRPYVVCTGGEPLLQLDVPLVDALHARGFEVAVETNGTQPAPAGLDWICVSPKAGAALQLTRGDELKLVYPQLLARPERFAALDFTHFFLQPMDGPQQAENTRATAAYCMAHPQWRLGVQMHKVVGID from the coding sequence ATGACCTATTCCGTGAAAGAGCTGTTCTATACGCTGCAGGGCGAGGGCGCGCAGGCGGGCCGCGCGGCGGTGTTCTGTCGCTTCGCCGGCTGCAACCTGTGGACCGGGCGCGAGGAAGACCGCGCCGCGGCTGTCTGCACCTTCTGCGACACCGACTTCGTCGGCACCGATGGCCAGGGCGGCGGCAAGTTCGCGACGCCCGAAGCGCTGGCCGACGCGGTCGCGGCGCAGTGGCCAGCGGGTGCGGGCGGGCGGCCCTACGTCGTCTGCACCGGGGGCGAGCCGCTGCTGCAGCTGGACGTGCCGCTGGTCGACGCATTGCACGCCCGCGGCTTCGAGGTCGCTGTGGAAACCAACGGCACCCAGCCCGCCCCCGCCGGGCTGGACTGGATCTGCGTCAGCCCCAAGGCGGGTGCGGCGCTGCAGCTCACCCGCGGCGACGAGCTGAAGCTGGTCTACCCCCAACTGCTGGCGCGGCCCGAGCGCTTCGCCGCGCTGGACTTCACGCACTTCTTCCTGCAGCCGATGGACGGCCCGCAGCAGGCCGAAAACACCCGTGCGACCGCCGCCTACTGCATGGCGCATCCGCAGTGGCGGCTGGGGGTGCAGATGCACAAGGTGGTCGGCATCGACTGA